The following are from one region of the Hydrogenimonas sp. SS33 genome:
- a CDS encoding HDOD domain-containing protein, whose translation MTNSHLVQRISSLPPLPQTVTQIEAAYADPNVDAKKVAEIVEKDPMVVADLLKLLNSAFYGLRKEITSVEQAVALLGMKSVKDLVINLSVRNILRTNLSPYGINSEEFAKVSQFQSMLAQRWMKAVNPAKTEKIRLLALLQEIGKIVISDELLREGEDATFRAELDAGWDIRETERNYIDATTAEVSAAMLEHWEFEKSMCDTIRWADMPNQADGDMKEEAWVLRVSSEAVSVRQPLSEKNRKRALNLAIKAGLPEAELQEAMEELAERWNG comes from the coding sequence ATGACCAACTCCCATCTCGTACAACGAATCAGTTCTCTGCCGCCGCTTCCCCAGACCGTCACCCAGATAGAAGCGGCCTATGCCGACCCGAATGTGGATGCGAAAAAGGTGGCGGAGATCGTCGAAAAGGATCCGATGGTCGTCGCGGATCTGCTGAAACTGCTCAATTCGGCCTTCTACGGCCTTCGCAAAGAGATCACCAGTGTCGAACAGGCGGTGGCGCTTCTGGGCATGAAGAGTGTCAAAGACCTGGTCATCAACCTTTCGGTCCGGAACATTCTGCGGACCAATCTCTCTCCCTACGGTATCAACAGCGAAGAGTTTGCCAAGGTTTCCCAGTTTCAGAGCATGTTGGCCCAGCGATGGATGAAAGCGGTCAATCCCGCGAAAACGGAGAAGATCCGCCTTTTGGCGCTCCTGCAGGAGATCGGCAAGATCGTCATTTCCGACGAACTGCTGAGGGAAGGGGAAGACGCCACTTTCCGGGCCGAACTGGATGCCGGATGGGACATCCGCGAAACGGAACGCAACTACATCGACGCGACGACGGCGGAAGTGAGTGCCGCCATGCTGGAACACTGGGAGTTCGAGAAGAGCATGTGTGACACGATCCGGTGGGCCGATATGCCCAACCAGGCCGACGGTGACATGAAAGAGGAGGCATGGGTGCTGCGCGTCTCCTCCGAAGCGGTCAGCGTCCGGCAGCCTCTCAGCGAGAAGAACCGCAAACGCGCCCTCAACCTCGCCATCAAAGCGGGACTTCCTGAAGCGGAACTGCAGGAGGCGATGGAGGAACTGGCCGAACGCTGGAACGGCTGA
- a CDS encoding YkvA family protein, translating to MAYKPHGHSSMFSAIAGFWENLLLFFSLVRDYWRGNYRHVSWLSFAGIALTLLYMVSPLDLMTDAVPVIGWLDDVAVLLLCLKLIKPDLERYRKYKKSNDEL from the coding sequence ATGGCGTACAAACCGCATGGGCATTCTTCGATGTTTTCCGCGATCGCCGGTTTTTGGGAGAATCTTCTGCTCTTCTTCTCCCTTGTCAGGGATTACTGGAGAGGAAACTACCGTCATGTCTCATGGCTTAGCTTCGCAGGCATCGCTCTGACACTGCTATATATGGTCTCACCCCTGGATCTGATGACCGATGCGGTGCCCGTCATCGGTTGGTTGGACGATGTGGCAGTCCTACTGCTCTGTTTGAAACTCATTAAGCCTGACCTTGAGAGATACAGGAAATATAAAAAAAGCAACGATGAATTGTAA
- the recR gene encoding recombination mediator RecR: MKQKIESYENLVSALEALPSVGKKSAQRMAYHMVMEDHFAAMKIAHAIEKAVQSVRRCERCGAMSEDELCPVCADIGRDQSKLCIVEHARDILQIESGGDYDGTYFVIESVEHLDTEKLRDRIEEGVEEVIFAFTPGIATDALILFIEEKLSDYDLIFTKIAQGVPTGVSLENIDMLSLSRALQERVKV, from the coding sequence ATGAAACAAAAAATCGAGAGTTACGAAAACCTGGTCAGTGCGCTCGAAGCGCTCCCCTCTGTCGGGAAGAAATCGGCCCAGCGCATGGCGTACCATATGGTGATGGAAGATCATTTCGCCGCCATGAAGATCGCCCACGCTATCGAAAAGGCGGTGCAGAGTGTGCGCCGATGCGAACGGTGCGGCGCCATGAGCGAGGATGAACTCTGTCCCGTCTGCGCCGATATCGGACGGGACCAGAGCAAGCTCTGTATCGTCGAGCATGCCAGGGATATCCTGCAGATCGAAAGCGGTGGCGATTACGACGGCACCTATTTCGTCATCGAATCGGTCGAACATCTCGATACCGAAAAACTGCGGGATAGAATAGAGGAGGGGGTGGAAGAGGTCATCTTCGCCTTCACCCCCGGCATCGCCACCGATGCGCTGATACTCTTCATCGAAGAGAAGCTCTCCGACTACGACCTGATATTCACGAAAATCGCCCAGGGCGTTCCCACGGGCGTCAGTCTGGAAAACATCGACATGCTCTCGCTTTCGAGGGCGCTGCAGGAGAGGGTGAAGGTTTAG
- a CDS encoding nitrite/sulfite reductase: MEPVKLNKIEKLKRKLPPASFLPKLEAIDEKEVDEEARFYLKNFGIYSHKLDPGRYNLRVRIPAGRITPSALGVLAEEASALDARVLLTSRAQIEIHDLTLKEAVALAERVEGWGLTTWQTYTDNFRNIVTDPLDDIAEDAEIEVYDIVMAMQSLFLKAPEWVGMIPRKFNVAITGRRKQTLSFFGNDLFFALARREDKWGFNLYAGGKNSETARSLDIFLPPEEAPAYFRAVAEIYREEGPRQSRGKARLFHLLERTGAEGMRRRIAERLGVAVQKAGRLMIEKDEAAETAPMKGGGVVRRYGTRLGEVTSRQLEEIAQIAEEEGLEEIRLGCDQQIYLPGVSESRRFAHALRSRSGLLACAGSRYCVYSLTDTKEAGAAVDSGRLERLGIRIGFSGCLKGCARHAFSDIGLVGIRTKLYADEVERGARLYLGSEYTRGARTGRLILYSVPMRHLSAMIDLVADLFEASGYDDFEIFAKEVLNRYSEPALAFWLLYNFHRSRILHYKKLLLLENIEHEDEKGYFVQKLEEEGRKEDREIIALLQSEEAFPFREAIIYLERASFRKMKSPEN, encoded by the coding sequence ATGGAACCGGTAAAACTCAACAAAATCGAGAAACTCAAACGCAAGCTCCCGCCCGCTTCGTTTTTGCCGAAACTGGAGGCGATCGATGAGAAAGAGGTGGACGAGGAGGCCCGCTTCTATCTGAAAAATTTCGGCATCTACAGCCACAAGCTGGACCCGGGCAGGTACAACCTGCGGGTGCGTATTCCCGCCGGGCGCATTACGCCCTCGGCGCTTGGGGTGCTGGCCGAAGAGGCGTCGGCGTTGGATGCCAGGGTGCTGCTGACCTCCCGGGCACAGATCGAGATACACGACCTTACCCTCAAAGAGGCGGTTGCGCTCGCCGAAAGGGTGGAAGGTTGGGGGCTGACGACATGGCAGACCTATACCGACAATTTCAGAAACATCGTGACCGACCCTCTGGATGACATCGCCGAAGATGCGGAAATAGAGGTTTACGACATTGTCATGGCGATGCAGTCGCTCTTTCTCAAAGCGCCCGAATGGGTCGGGATGATTCCCCGAAAATTCAATGTGGCCATCACGGGCCGGCGGAAACAGACCCTCTCTTTCTTTGGGAACGACCTTTTTTTCGCCCTGGCGCGCAGAGAGGATAAATGGGGGTTCAACCTCTATGCCGGCGGAAAAAATTCGGAGACGGCACGAAGCCTCGACATCTTTCTCCCTCCCGAAGAGGCACCCGCCTACTTCCGTGCCGTGGCGGAGATCTACCGTGAGGAAGGTCCCAGGCAGAGCAGGGGCAAAGCACGGCTCTTTCATCTGCTGGAAAGGACCGGCGCAGAGGGAATGCGTCGCAGAATTGCCGAAAGGCTGGGCGTCGCGGTGCAAAAGGCGGGTAGATTGATGATCGAAAAGGACGAGGCTGCCGAAACGGCCCCCATGAAGGGCGGCGGGGTGGTTCGCCGTTACGGTACCCGGCTGGGAGAGGTCACATCGCGGCAGTTGGAAGAGATCGCGCAGATCGCCGAAGAAGAGGGTTTGGAAGAGATTCGTCTGGGATGCGACCAGCAGATCTACCTTCCCGGCGTTTCCGAAAGCCGCCGGTTCGCCCATGCCCTCCGCAGCCGTTCGGGATTGCTGGCCTGTGCCGGCTCCAGATACTGTGTCTATTCCCTGACCGATACGAAGGAGGCGGGGGCTGCCGTCGACTCCGGGCGGCTGGAGAGGCTCGGTATCCGTATCGGCTTCAGCGGCTGCCTGAAAGGGTGTGCGCGCCACGCCTTCAGCGACATCGGTCTGGTGGGCATACGCACCAAGCTCTATGCCGACGAAGTGGAGCGCGGGGCGAGGCTCTATCTGGGCAGCGAGTATACCCGTGGGGCGCGGACGGGACGGCTCATTCTCTACTCCGTTCCCATGCGCCACCTCTCCGCCATGATCGATCTTGTCGCGGACCTCTTCGAGGCGAGCGGCTACGACGATTTCGAAATCTTCGCCAAAGAGGTGCTCAACCGCTACAGCGAACCGGCGCTGGCTTTCTGGCTCCTCTACAATTTTCACAGAAGCCGTATCCTCCATTACAAAAAGCTTCTTCTTTTGGAAAATATAGAGCATGAGGATGAAAAGGGCTATTTCGTACAGAAACTGGAAGAAGAGGGGAGGAAAGAGGACCGGGAGATCATAGCGCTGCTTCAAAGCGAGGAAGCCTTCCCGTTCAGGGAAGCGATCATCTACCTCGAAAGAGCCTCTTTCCGCAAGATGAAATCACCGGAAAATTGA
- the polA gene encoding DNA polymerase I, with amino-acid sequence MKTLTIIDTFGFFFRSFYALPPLKNSEGFPTGLLTGFANLIHNLEKEYQTDYLLFALDAPGPSFRQAIDPDYKAQRPEPPQELKEQLPVAIEWIEKMGLSKLMKEGYEADDIIASLVKCAKEQGMKVRIVSHDKDLYQLIDDGRVVLFDPIKKVEIDEKAAFEKYGIHPRQFTDYQALIGDSSDNVPGVPGIGPKTAVKLLTQFGTLDGIYEHIDEVKPERIRNLLIRHKEDAYRSKKLVTLRDDVFDRCELEAFKMPSEDPLLRIRDELERYEMRNILRRLPKPSGDEKPKTREPDATFEAVLVDDAETLEKIIDAIPDGVPVAFDTETDDLDTKKAALVGFSFCWEAEKAYYVPVGHAYLGVGNQVPPEAAKRVLEKLLAKPFFGHNLKFDLGLLYRLFGFAEREPFADTMLLAWLVDPEGAVGLDRLALRYFGHEMIAFKSTVKKGENFSSVPIEEAVKYAAEDAWMSWRLYHKLTRMLKLQGAEHLIEEAKRVEYPFVNLLICMERHGIAVDIDRFEALREELSGRLAALTRQIYDLAGREFNVNSPKQLGEILFGVLKLPGGKKTKSGGYSTNEKVLETLEEAHPIVGKILQYRQLHKLMTTYVEPLLKRGREAPNHRIHTSFVQTGTATGRLSSKNPNLQNIPVKTEEGRRIREGFVAAEGCLLAGIDYSQIELRLLAHFSEDPVLTEAFREGKDIHMETAVKLFGPEEAPRKRHIAKTVNFGLLYGMGSRKLAQTLGISTKEAKAIIENYFASFPTVKAYLESIEAKAKEQGYVQTLLGRRRYFDFEHANAMQMAAYLREAGNTVFQGSAADLIKLAMLEIHRVIRRERLDAAIALQIHDELIIEIAEGEAEALSRRFADIMEHVVTLKVPLETSLNLGRRWSELK; translated from the coding sequence ATGAAAACATTGACCATCATCGACACTTTCGGTTTCTTTTTCCGCAGTTTCTACGCCCTTCCCCCTCTGAAAAACAGTGAAGGGTTCCCGACGGGCCTTCTGACCGGTTTCGCGAACCTCATCCACAACCTGGAGAAGGAGTACCAGACCGACTACCTCCTCTTTGCCCTGGATGCGCCGGGCCCCAGTTTCCGGCAGGCCATCGACCCCGACTACAAAGCCCAGCGGCCCGAACCGCCCCAGGAGCTCAAAGAGCAGCTTCCCGTCGCCATCGAATGGATCGAAAAGATGGGGCTGTCGAAACTGATGAAGGAGGGGTACGAAGCCGACGACATCATCGCCTCGCTGGTCAAATGCGCCAAGGAACAGGGGATGAAGGTGCGCATCGTCAGTCACGACAAAGACCTCTACCAGCTCATCGACGACGGCAGGGTGGTTCTTTTCGACCCCATCAAAAAGGTGGAGATCGACGAGAAGGCGGCCTTTGAAAAGTACGGCATCCACCCCCGGCAGTTCACCGACTACCAGGCGCTCATCGGCGACAGCTCCGACAATGTGCCCGGGGTGCCGGGCATCGGCCCCAAAACGGCGGTGAAGCTTCTGACGCAGTTCGGGACGCTGGACGGCATCTATGAACATATCGACGAAGTGAAACCGGAGCGGATACGCAACCTGCTGATCAGGCATAAAGAGGATGCCTACCGAAGCAAAAAGTTGGTGACCCTCCGCGACGACGTCTTCGACCGGTGTGAGCTGGAGGCGTTCAAGATGCCTTCGGAAGACCCGCTGCTGCGCATCCGCGACGAACTGGAGCGCTACGAAATGCGCAACATTCTGCGCCGCCTTCCCAAACCTTCCGGCGATGAAAAACCAAAAACCCGGGAGCCGGATGCCACCTTCGAAGCGGTCCTGGTGGATGATGCCGAGACGCTGGAGAAGATCATCGACGCCATTCCCGACGGGGTCCCCGTCGCCTTCGACACCGAAACCGACGACCTGGATACGAAAAAGGCGGCGCTGGTGGGCTTCAGCTTCTGCTGGGAGGCGGAAAAAGCCTACTATGTGCCGGTGGGGCATGCCTATCTCGGCGTGGGGAACCAGGTGCCCCCGGAGGCGGCGAAGAGGGTGCTTGAGAAGCTGCTCGCCAAGCCCTTTTTCGGCCACAACCTCAAGTTCGACCTGGGGCTGCTCTACCGCCTCTTCGGTTTTGCCGAAAGGGAACCTTTCGCCGACACGATGCTGCTGGCGTGGCTGGTGGACCCCGAAGGGGCCGTGGGGCTCGACCGCCTGGCGTTGCGCTATTTTGGCCACGAGATGATCGCCTTCAAATCGACGGTGAAGAAGGGGGAGAACTTCAGCAGCGTCCCCATCGAAGAGGCGGTGAAGTACGCCGCCGAAGACGCCTGGATGAGCTGGCGCCTCTACCACAAACTGACCCGGATGCTGAAACTCCAGGGGGCGGAGCATCTCATAGAGGAGGCGAAGCGGGTGGAGTACCCCTTCGTCAATCTTCTCATCTGCATGGAGCGCCACGGCATCGCCGTCGACATCGACCGTTTCGAGGCGCTCAGGGAGGAGCTCTCCGGCCGCCTGGCGGCATTGACGCGGCAGATCTACGACCTGGCGGGGCGGGAATTCAACGTCAACTCCCCCAAGCAGCTGGGAGAGATCCTCTTCGGGGTGTTGAAACTGCCGGGCGGCAAAAAGACCAAATCGGGCGGTTACAGCACCAACGAAAAAGTGCTCGAAACCCTCGAAGAGGCCCATCCGATCGTCGGGAAGATTCTGCAGTACCGCCAGTTGCACAAACTGATGACCACCTATGTGGAGCCGCTGCTGAAGCGGGGCAGGGAAGCGCCCAACCATCGCATCCACACCTCCTTTGTCCAGACGGGGACCGCCACGGGGCGCCTCAGCAGCAAAAACCCGAACCTGCAGAACATTCCGGTCAAGACGGAGGAGGGGCGCCGCATCCGGGAAGGGTTTGTCGCCGCCGAGGGCTGTCTGCTGGCGGGGATCGACTACTCCCAGATCGAACTGCGGCTGCTGGCCCACTTCTCCGAAGACCCGGTTCTGACGGAGGCCTTCAGGGAGGGCAAGGATATCCACATGGAGACTGCCGTCAAACTCTTCGGTCCCGAAGAGGCGCCCCGGAAACGGCACATCGCGAAGACGGTAAACTTCGGGCTGCTCTACGGCATGGGGAGCCGCAAACTGGCCCAGACGCTGGGCATCTCCACCAAAGAGGCCAAGGCGATCATCGAAAACTATTTCGCCTCTTTCCCGACGGTCAAAGCCTATCTGGAATCGATCGAAGCGAAAGCGAAGGAACAGGGGTATGTACAGACGCTGCTGGGCAGGCGGCGCTACTTCGACTTCGAACACGCCAACGCCATGCAGATGGCCGCCTATCTGCGGGAGGCTGGCAATACGGTCTTTCAGGGCAGTGCCGCCGACCTGATCAAGCTGGCGATGCTGGAGATCCACCGCGTCATCCGCCGGGAGCGTCTCGACGCCGCCATCGCCCTTCAGATTCACGACGAACTGATCATCGAAATCGCCGAAGGGGAGGCCGAGGCGCTCTCCAGGCGCTTCGCCGACATCATGGAGCATGTCGTCACCCTCAAAGTTCCCCTGGAAACCTCCCTCAACCTCGGCAGGCGCTGGAGCGAGCTGAAGTAG
- the ccsA gene encoding cytochrome c biogenesis protein CcsA — protein MKKLTDLLFSMKSAIFLMLVFAFAIGAATFIENDYGTQTAKALVYNAKWFEFLLLLLAFNLAANIVRFKMWRPGKRLVFLFHAAFIVILIGAAITRYIGYEGIMHIREGQSSNEIVSDRTYLVVQADADGTRYTYDIPVLFSKIGDNHMRKSIRMGGKTLEVEVEKYIPNAAEKIVVDPKSGPMISLMVASGQKPQQVLLKAGEHYETPAFVIAFEAQVQSAKPVISIRFEDGKLVANLPFALQYLKMSDRSSGMVEQGEKRQLQPRHLYSASGINFVIRQAYPHAKVALVSEEGKKGGPMMRGSLDAVRLKLTLGKAAKEVTVFGTKGQPGDPVSVDLDGWKVSVAYGSRIIKLPFYLKLVDFQLERYPGSMSPSSYASEVVVIDPERKVKMPYRIYMNHVLDYRGYRFFQSSYDMDEKGTILSVNHDPGTLPTYIGYLMLALGMFGSLFIYASRFQILRRRARDLQKLAKKCAPAVAFLLFWAVAAGLPAHAEGIEEAKKLGLPIIRKAHAEHFGSLLVQANSGRIEPIDTLAREVMRKVSRHEERFGLDSDQIFLGMIVRPEQWQKVPMIKISLPGVNKIIGIDPNKKYAAFDDFFDFKKKESYKLGSLVEEITRKRPSERSQLDKEILKVDERVNVMYMTFTGSLLRIFPNPKDKTGRWYAPIDAIKHFDKKSGQFVQAILAAYFSTVDEALKKGDWKKADTALEVIKQYQNFYGAAIIPSKGRIEAELWMNKVEPFQKLILLYLGVGFILLILAILHIVKPKFTLKWPVRITMALLIAGFLLQTVSLGLRWYVAGHAPWSNGYESMLYISWATLLAGFVFSKSSPITLAATSILSGLILFVAHLNWLDPEITPLVPVLKSYWLMIHVAVITASYGFLGLGALLAFITLWLYIIKHGENRADIEYSIRELTHINEMTLIVGLAFLTVGNFLGGVWANESWGRYWGWDPKETWALVTILVYAAVVHMRFVKSLKGVFAFNVASLLAYSSVIMTYFGVNYYLSGMHSYAKGDPVPVPTFVYYVAAVVLVTIALAYRKRELLPLNKANK, from the coding sequence ATGAAAAAATTGACCGATCTACTCTTTTCGATGAAGAGCGCCATCTTTCTGATGCTCGTTTTCGCGTTCGCCATCGGTGCGGCGACTTTCATCGAGAACGATTACGGAACCCAGACGGCGAAGGCCCTGGTCTACAATGCCAAATGGTTCGAATTTCTCCTGCTCCTGCTGGCTTTCAACCTGGCGGCCAATATCGTCCGCTTCAAAATGTGGCGCCCGGGCAAACGGCTGGTCTTTCTCTTTCACGCCGCCTTCATCGTCATTCTGATCGGTGCGGCCATCACCCGTTACATCGGGTACGAGGGCATCATGCATATCCGGGAGGGGCAGAGCAGCAACGAAATCGTCAGCGACCGCACCTATCTGGTGGTTCAGGCCGACGCAGACGGGACGCGCTACACCTACGATATTCCGGTCCTCTTCTCCAAAATCGGCGACAACCACATGCGAAAGTCGATCCGAATGGGAGGCAAAACGTTGGAAGTGGAGGTGGAAAAGTATATCCCCAACGCCGCCGAGAAGATCGTCGTCGACCCCAAAAGCGGCCCGATGATCTCCCTGATGGTCGCCTCCGGACAGAAACCGCAGCAGGTTCTGCTGAAAGCGGGGGAGCACTATGAAACGCCCGCTTTCGTCATCGCCTTCGAGGCGCAGGTGCAGAGCGCCAAACCCGTTATATCCATCCGTTTCGAAGATGGCAAACTGGTTGCCAACCTCCCTTTCGCGCTGCAGTACCTGAAGATGAGCGACCGCAGTTCGGGGATGGTGGAACAGGGTGAAAAACGGCAACTCCAACCCCGCCACCTCTACAGCGCATCGGGCATCAACTTCGTCATCCGCCAGGCCTACCCCCACGCCAAAGTGGCCCTCGTGAGTGAAGAGGGCAAAAAAGGCGGGCCGATGATGCGGGGCTCCCTCGATGCGGTCCGCCTGAAGCTGACCCTGGGCAAAGCGGCCAAAGAGGTGACCGTTTTCGGCACGAAGGGGCAGCCCGGCGACCCGGTCAGCGTCGACCTTGACGGCTGGAAGGTCTCCGTCGCCTACGGTTCCAGGATCATCAAACTCCCCTTCTACCTGAAACTGGTCGACTTCCAGCTCGAACGCTACCCCGGCTCCATGAGCCCATCCTCCTACGCCAGCGAAGTGGTCGTCATCGACCCCGAAAGGAAGGTGAAAATGCCCTACAGAATCTACATGAACCATGTACTCGACTACCGGGGATACCGCTTCTTCCAGAGCTCCTACGACATGGATGAAAAGGGGACGATTCTCTCGGTCAACCACGACCCGGGAACCCTTCCTACCTACATCGGGTACCTGATGCTGGCACTGGGCATGTTCGGATCCCTCTTCATCTACGCCAGCCGATTCCAGATTCTCAGGCGCCGTGCCCGCGACCTGCAGAAGCTTGCCAAAAAGTGTGCACCGGCCGTTGCGTTCCTGCTCTTTTGGGCAGTAGCGGCTGGGCTGCCGGCCCACGCGGAGGGGATCGAAGAGGCGAAGAAACTGGGGCTGCCCATTATCCGGAAGGCCCATGCGGAGCACTTCGGAAGCCTGCTGGTGCAGGCCAACAGCGGGCGGATCGAGCCCATCGACACCCTCGCGAGAGAGGTGATGCGCAAAGTGAGCCGCCACGAAGAGCGCTTCGGCCTCGATTCCGACCAGATCTTCCTGGGGATGATCGTGCGGCCCGAACAGTGGCAGAAGGTGCCGATGATCAAAATCTCCCTGCCGGGCGTCAACAAGATCATCGGCATCGATCCTAACAAAAAGTATGCCGCTTTCGACGACTTCTTCGACTTCAAGAAGAAAGAGTCCTACAAACTGGGGAGCCTGGTGGAGGAGATCACCCGCAAGCGCCCGAGCGAACGGAGCCAGCTGGACAAGGAGATCCTCAAGGTCGACGAGCGGGTCAATGTGATGTACATGACTTTCACCGGGTCGCTGCTGCGCATCTTCCCCAACCCCAAGGACAAGACGGGCCGCTGGTACGCTCCCATCGATGCCATCAAACACTTCGACAAAAAGAGCGGCCAGTTCGTCCAGGCGATTCTGGCGGCCTACTTCAGTACCGTCGACGAAGCCTTGAAAAAGGGAGACTGGAAAAAAGCGGATACGGCGTTGGAGGTGATCAAACAGTACCAAAACTTCTACGGGGCCGCCATCATCCCCTCCAAAGGGCGCATCGAAGCGGAACTCTGGATGAACAAAGTCGAACCGTTTCAGAAGCTGATCCTGCTCTATCTGGGGGTGGGCTTCATTCTGCTGATTCTGGCCATTCTGCACATCGTCAAACCCAAATTCACCCTCAAATGGCCGGTGCGCATCACGATGGCGCTGCTGATTGCCGGTTTCTTATTGCAGACGGTCTCCCTGGGGTTGCGGTGGTACGTCGCCGGCCACGCCCCCTGGAGCAACGGTTACGAATCGATGCTCTACATCTCCTGGGCGACGCTGCTGGCCGGGTTCGTCTTTTCCAAAAGCTCGCCCATCACGCTGGCGGCGACGTCGATTCTTTCAGGCCTCATTCTCTTCGTGGCCCATCTCAACTGGCTCGATCCCGAAATCACGCCGCTGGTGCCCGTTTTGAAATCCTACTGGCTCATGATTCACGTGGCGGTCATCACCGCAAGCTACGGCTTCCTGGGGTTGGGTGCGCTGCTGGCTTTCATCACCCTGTGGCTCTACATCATCAAGCACGGCGAAAACCGGGCCGATATCGAGTACTCCATCCGGGAGCTGACCCACATCAACGAGATGACGCTGATCGTGGGGCTCGCGTTTTTGACGGTGGGTAACTTCCTGGGGGGTGTCTGGGCCAACGAAAGCTGGGGCCGCTACTGGGGATGGGACCCCAAAGAGACCTGGGCGCTGGTGACGATTCTCGTCTATGCCGCGGTGGTCCATATGCGCTTCGTCAAATCCCTCAAGGGGGTCTTCGCCTTCAACGTGGCCTCATTGCTGGCCTACAGTTCGGTTATCATGACCTATTTCGGCGTCAATTACTATCTCAGCGGCATGCACTCCTACGCCAAAGGGGACCCGGTTCCGGTACCGACTTTCGTCTATTACGTGGCTGCCGTGGTGCTGGTGACGATCGCGTTGGCATATAGAAAGAGAGAGCTGCTTCCCCTGAACAAAGCGAATAAATGA
- the dnaJ gene encoding molecular chaperone DnaJ, whose protein sequence is MTEMDYYEILEIERTATQDEIKKAYRKMALKYHPDRNPDDKEAEEKFKLVNEAYQVLSDEQKRAVYDRYGKQGLEGQGFHGFEGQSYEDIMDDLSAIFESVFGGGFTGRRSGRSQGDRYNLDLSAEMEISFKEAVFGAKKELKYRYKKPCEACKGTGAKDGNVKTCEYCNGQGQVYMRQGFMTFAQTCPQCHGSGQTVAEKCKECAGKGYKEVETTITVDIPEGVDDGNRLRIPAAGNVGVGGRRGDLYITFYVEEDEHFIRNGDDIYLEVPVFFTQAVLGDKITIPTLRGEKELNLPRGARDKQQFVFRGEGVRNVHSGQLGNLIAQIRIVYPQNLNEDQEKLLRELQESFGIESKPHESIFESAFEKIKGWFKKEK, encoded by the coding sequence TTGACGGAAATGGACTATTACGAGATACTCGAAATCGAACGCACCGCCACTCAGGACGAAATCAAGAAGGCGTACCGGAAGATGGCGCTGAAATACCATCCCGACCGCAATCCGGACGACAAAGAGGCGGAGGAGAAGTTCAAACTGGTCAACGAAGCCTACCAGGTTCTCAGCGACGAGCAGAAACGGGCCGTCTACGACCGATACGGCAAACAGGGGCTCGAAGGCCAGGGATTCCACGGTTTCGAAGGGCAGAGTTACGAAGATATCATGGACGACCTTTCGGCCATCTTCGAGTCGGTCTTCGGCGGCGGTTTCACCGGACGGCGCTCAGGACGCAGCCAGGGGGACCGCTACAACCTGGACCTCTCGGCGGAGATGGAGATCAGCTTCAAAGAGGCGGTCTTCGGGGCGAAAAAAGAGCTCAAATACCGCTACAAAAAGCCCTGCGAAGCGTGCAAAGGCACCGGTGCGAAAGACGGCAACGTCAAAACCTGCGAATACTGCAACGGCCAGGGCCAGGTCTATATGCGCCAGGGGTTCATGACCTTCGCCCAGACCTGTCCCCAATGCCACGGCAGCGGCCAGACCGTCGCCGAAAAATGCAAAGAGTGCGCCGGAAAGGGATACAAAGAGGTGGAGACGACCATCACCGTCGACATTCCCGAAGGGGTCGACGACGGCAACCGACTCCGCATCCCCGCCGCGGGCAATGTGGGCGTCGGAGGCAGGCGCGGCGATCTTTACATCACCTTCTATGTGGAGGAGGATGAACACTTCATCCGAAACGGCGACGACATCTACCTGGAAGTGCCGGTTTTCTTCACCCAGGCGGTCCTGGGAGACAAGATCACCATACCCACCCTTCGCGGGGAGAAAGAGCTCAACCTTCCCCGCGGCGCCAGGGACAAGCAGCAGTTCGTTTTCCGGGGGGAAGGGGTGCGCAACGTCCACAGCGGCCAGCTGGGCAACCTGATCGCCCAGATCCGTATCGTCTACCCGCAAAACCTCAACGAAGATCAGGAGAAACTGCTCAGGGAACTCCAGGAGAGCTTCGGCATCGAGAGCAAACCCCACGAGAGTATTTTCGAATCGGCTTTCGAAAAGATCAAGGGGTGGTTCAAGAAGGAGAAGTGA